A window from Exiguobacterium marinum DSM 16307 encodes these proteins:
- a CDS encoding glycoside hydrolase family 65 protein: protein MKRLFAVDEWKVTEEGLHPKENRLAESITSLGNGHMGMRGNFEEDYSNDTHQGFYVAGVYYPDKTRVGWWKNGYPEYFAKVLNATNVIGLRVAINETPVDLAKWEVKDFTRELDMQRGVLTRTFTLMNGTEETKVEVVRFFSIVDKEILAIRYNITPVNYKAKIEFTPYLDGDVVNEDSNYDEKFWLPVESGVEERFGFVTTKTKKLDWHVTASMIADVEGARCEVLEATDLFVANKFTVHTEAGETATAYKYVSVVTNRDHTIDELQSAGMTRVEAAFEKGFETLLADQTEAWLARWEDADVRIDGDIEAQQGIRYNIFNMYQTYTGEDSRLNIGPKGFTGEKYGGATYWDTEAYCLHFYLATTKPEVSWNLLKYRHNQLPQAKENSVKNVGMEGALYPMVTMNGEECHNEWEITHEEIHRNGAIAHAIFNYTNFTGDKSYLGQYGLEVLVEISRYWASRVNFVPHKDVYMILGVTGPNEYDNNVNNNWYTNLIAAWTLEYTQEVYNYLKEAEPARLDELVSTLGITDAELAKWADIQAKMYYPKDDLVPDVFMQQDGFMDKEQILVKDLDPKHLPLNQNWSWDRILRSNFIKQADVLQGLYTFGDRFTVEQKRANFDFYEPRTVHESSLSPCVYSIIAAEVGYEDKAVELYQRSARLDLDNYNNDTEDGLHITSMVGSWMSIVHGFAGMRIKEDNLSFSPMIPKGWNGYSFNMLWRGHHLTVTSSREQVTIKQTGGSDVTIHVYGNEITVPSDDSITIETVKA from the coding sequence ATGAAACGATTGTTTGCAGTCGATGAATGGAAAGTAACAGAAGAAGGTCTTCATCCGAAAGAAAACCGCCTTGCTGAATCGATCACATCGCTCGGAAACGGGCATATGGGGATGCGGGGAAACTTTGAAGAGGATTACTCGAATGATACGCACCAAGGATTCTACGTGGCGGGTGTCTATTACCCGGACAAAACACGTGTCGGTTGGTGGAAGAACGGATATCCTGAGTACTTTGCCAAAGTGTTGAACGCGACAAACGTCATCGGTCTACGCGTCGCGATTAATGAAACACCAGTCGACTTGGCAAAATGGGAAGTAAAAGACTTTACACGCGAGCTCGATATGCAGCGTGGTGTTTTGACACGGACGTTCACGTTGATGAACGGGACAGAAGAGACGAAAGTCGAAGTCGTCCGTTTCTTCTCAATCGTCGACAAAGAAATATTGGCAATCCGCTATAACATTACACCAGTCAACTATAAAGCTAAAATTGAGTTCACCCCATATTTAGACGGTGATGTCGTCAACGAAGACTCAAACTACGACGAGAAGTTCTGGCTTCCGGTCGAAAGTGGTGTCGAAGAGCGCTTTGGCTTCGTGACGACGAAGACGAAAAAACTCGATTGGCATGTCACGGCATCAATGATTGCAGACGTGGAAGGTGCGCGTTGTGAAGTGCTTGAAGCGACAGACTTGTTCGTGGCGAACAAATTCACCGTGCATACGGAAGCTGGCGAAACGGCGACTGCATATAAATACGTATCTGTCGTGACGAACCGTGACCATACGATTGACGAGTTGCAATCTGCAGGGATGACACGTGTCGAAGCAGCGTTTGAAAAAGGTTTTGAGACGCTTCTCGCTGATCAGACAGAAGCATGGCTTGCGCGTTGGGAAGATGCAGATGTCCGCATCGATGGAGACATCGAAGCGCAACAGGGCATCCGGTACAATATCTTCAACATGTATCAAACGTATACAGGTGAAGATTCACGCCTTAACATCGGTCCAAAAGGTTTCACGGGTGAGAAATATGGTGGTGCGACATATTGGGATACAGAAGCATACTGCCTCCACTTCTATTTGGCGACTACAAAACCGGAAGTCTCGTGGAACTTGCTCAAATATCGTCATAACCAATTACCACAGGCGAAAGAGAATTCTGTGAAGAATGTCGGCATGGAAGGTGCCCTTTATCCGATGGTCACGATGAACGGGGAAGAGTGCCACAATGAGTGGGAAATTACACACGAAGAGATTCACCGAAACGGTGCGATTGCCCACGCCATCTTCAACTATACGAACTTCACAGGCGATAAATCGTACCTTGGACAATACGGACTGGAAGTATTGGTCGAGATCTCGCGTTACTGGGCTAGCCGTGTCAACTTTGTGCCGCACAAAGACGTATATATGATTCTAGGCGTCACAGGTCCGAACGAATACGATAACAACGTCAACAACAACTGGTACACGAACCTGATTGCCGCGTGGACACTCGAATACACGCAAGAAGTGTACAACTATTTGAAAGAAGCAGAACCTGCACGCCTCGATGAGCTCGTATCGACACTCGGCATCACGGACGCGGAACTCGCGAAGTGGGCGGACATTCAGGCAAAAATGTACTACCCGAAAGACGACCTCGTTCCAGACGTGTTCATGCAACAGGACGGCTTCATGGATAAAGAACAGATCTTAGTGAAAGACCTCGATCCGAAGCATCTTCCACTCAACCAAAACTGGTCGTGGGACAGAATCCTCCGTTCGAACTTCATCAAACAGGCGGACGTTCTCCAAGGACTCTACACGTTCGGTGACCGTTTCACAGTCGAGCAGAAACGAGCGAACTTTGATTTCTATGAGCCACGTACGGTTCACGAGTCGAGCTTGTCGCCATGTGTCTATTCGATCATTGCGGCAGAAGTCGGATATGAAGATAAAGCGGTCGAATTGTATCAACGTTCGGCACGTCTTGACCTCGATAACTACAACAACGACACAGAAGATGGCTTACACATCACATCGATGGTCGGCTCATGGATGTCAATCGTTCATGGATTTGCAGGAATGCGCATCAAAGAAGATAATCTCTCGTTCAGTCCGATGATTCCAAAAGGTTGGAACGGCTACTCGTTCAACATGCTCTGGCGTGGTCATCATTTGACGGTCACTTCATCACGTGAACAAGTGACGATCAAACAAACGGGCGGGTCAGATGTAACGATTCATGTGTACGGGAATGAGATAACGGTACCTTCTGATGATTCGATTACAATTGAAACAGTGAAAGCGTGA
- a CDS encoding sugar ABC transporter permease, whose translation MKKQKRINLAISYVILTLASVIILYPMLWVVGTSFNPGRTITSTIIPSNPTFVHYKNLFDLTISDYSLWYVNTLKIAFITMALSVILVTITGYVFSRYRFVGRKNSLVLFLVLQMVPQFVAIIAIYVLLNMLGLLDTHTALILLYAGGAIPMNTYLAKGYFDTIPKELDEAARMDGAGHLRIFWQIILPLAKPIVATIALFNFMGPFNDFILASLVLRSPEKQTLAVGLYNMISKQFDNNFTLFAAGAVLSALPIVILFFMFQRYFVSGLTAGGTKG comes from the coding sequence ATGAAAAAACAAAAACGAATCAATTTGGCGATCTCGTATGTTATCTTGACGCTTGCGTCGGTCATCATTCTCTATCCGATGCTTTGGGTTGTCGGTACATCGTTCAACCCGGGGCGTACGATTACGTCAACGATTATTCCTTCAAACCCGACATTTGTTCACTACAAAAACTTGTTTGATTTAACGATTTCGGATTATAGTTTATGGTATGTGAACACGTTAAAAATCGCTTTCATTACGATGGCACTCTCTGTCATCTTGGTAACGATTACTGGATACGTCTTCTCGCGCTACCGTTTCGTTGGACGGAAAAACTCGCTCGTCTTGTTCCTCGTCCTTCAAATGGTGCCACAGTTCGTTGCAATCATCGCGATTTATGTATTGCTCAACATGCTCGGTCTTCTTGACACACATACAGCGCTCATCTTGCTCTATGCAGGTGGTGCGATTCCGATGAACACGTACTTGGCGAAAGGGTACTTCGACACGATTCCGAAAGAACTTGACGAAGCTGCTCGAATGGATGGTGCCGGTCACCTCCGAATCTTTTGGCAAATCATCTTGCCGCTTGCGAAGCCGATTGTCGCAACGATTGCTCTCTTTAACTTCATGGGACCATTCAACGACTTTATTTTGGCATCGCTCGTCCTTCGTTCACCAGAGAAACAAACATTGGCAGTTGGTCTTTACAACATGATCTCGAAACAATTTGATAACAACTTCACGTTGTTCGCGGCAGGTGCTGTCCTTTCAGCCCTCCCGATCGTCATCTTGTTCTTCATGTTCCAACGCTACTTCGTTTCTGGCCTAACAGCGGGTGGTACGAAAGGATAA
- a CDS encoding LacI family DNA-binding transcriptional regulator translates to MQITIKDVAKHANVAPSTVSRVIANSPRISQKTKERVRSSMEELGYHPNIHARSLANRSTQSIGLVMPSAATKTLQNPFFPEVLRGISTKAHQNGYSLYMTTGVTEEEVLSGVIEMVQGRRVDGVIVLYSREDDQVVQYLRQTKFPFVVVGKPFGDASSITYVDTDNYLAGREVTKHLYNLGHRRIAFIGGSDKLAVTQDRRNGYATALMEAGIPVCEDYIARAEFMTKGGAMAVRELLQNEEPPTAVVVSDDMMALGVISTLSEMGLKIPEDVAVVSFNNVYIAEHSNPPLTSVEINIFGLGFEATNCLIEQISDSAPPYGKRVIVPHYLVVRQSCGQKDSKTVETLESNS, encoded by the coding sequence ATGCAAATTACAATCAAAGATGTTGCGAAGCATGCGAACGTCGCGCCGTCGACAGTATCTCGTGTCATCGCCAACAGCCCAAGAATCAGCCAAAAGACAAAAGAACGGGTTAGAAGTTCGATGGAAGAGCTAGGGTATCATCCAAACATTCATGCGAGAAGTCTCGCGAACCGCTCAACGCAGTCGATTGGTCTCGTCATGCCGAGTGCGGCGACAAAGACGCTCCAAAATCCATTTTTCCCTGAAGTGTTGCGAGGTATCAGCACGAAGGCGCACCAAAATGGATACTCTCTCTATATGACAACTGGAGTGACAGAGGAAGAAGTACTGTCCGGTGTCATTGAAATGGTACAAGGACGACGTGTCGACGGCGTGATCGTCCTCTATTCACGAGAAGACGACCAAGTCGTCCAATATTTACGTCAAACGAAGTTTCCGTTCGTCGTGGTCGGGAAGCCGTTCGGGGACGCTTCTTCGATCACATATGTCGATACGGACAACTATCTTGCCGGTCGTGAGGTGACGAAACATCTCTATAACCTGGGTCACCGTCGAATCGCCTTCATCGGTGGATCGGACAAACTTGCGGTGACACAAGACCGTCGGAACGGTTATGCGACCGCCCTCATGGAAGCGGGCATTCCGGTGTGTGAAGACTATATTGCACGTGCTGAATTTATGACGAAAGGCGGAGCGATGGCTGTCCGTGAGTTACTTCAGAACGAAGAACCACCAACGGCCGTCGTTGTCAGTGATGATATGATGGCGCTCGGTGTCATCAGCACACTCAGTGAGATGGGACTTAAAATTCCTGAAGACGTCGCCGTCGTCAGTTTCAACAATGTCTATATCGCAGAGCACTCCAATCCGCCACTCACGTCGGTTGAAATCAATATTTTCGGTCTTGGATTCGAAGCGACGAACTGTTTGATTGAACAGATTAGTGATAGTGCCCCACCTTATGGGAAACGCGTCATCGTGCCTCATTATCTGGTCGTACGTCAATCGTGCGGACAGAAGGATAGCAAGACGGTGGAGACACTTGAATCGAATTCTTGA
- a CDS encoding general stress protein → MSKRRFVGTYETKGNLLSKINELKENGYDEGELYVVTEQEDEVRVVKRETNVKVEEGDTSWLDNIQGGKSQDVKQVLSDLGISNDEVDHAHSQVKQGGYALIIDEPDTGFNDGRSDVFEGHEANAAFGENQEDHK, encoded by the coding sequence ATGAGTAAAAGACGATTTGTCGGAACATATGAAACAAAAGGGAATCTTCTCTCCAAAATCAATGAGCTGAAAGAAAATGGCTATGATGAAGGTGAATTATACGTTGTGACTGAGCAGGAAGACGAGGTTCGGGTCGTCAAGCGTGAGACAAACGTAAAAGTGGAAGAAGGCGATACGTCTTGGCTAGACAACATCCAAGGAGGAAAGAGTCAAGACGTGAAGCAAGTTCTTAGTGATTTAGGCATCTCAAATGATGAGGTGGATCATGCGCATTCACAAGTCAAGCAAGGTGGATACGCTCTCATCATCGACGAACCCGATACGGGATTCAATGATGGACGGAGCGATGTTTTTGAAGGACATGAAGCGAATGCCGCGTTCGGTGAAAATCAAGAAGACCATAAATGA
- a CDS encoding alpha-amylase family glycosyl hydrolase: MRRGVVLVLLSLLLFPTIVGAKEAATWEQERMYFIMVDRFVDGNPDNNEQVDKDDPKAFHGGDIRGVIEKLDYIESLGFTSIWLTPVFENMPDGYHGYWIKDFYNIDPQFGTKEDLQELVAEAHKRDMKVILDFVVNHVGPNHPWVEEKPEWFHEQLPIVFWKDQEQVETHWLFDLPDFKTEDPEVKSYLIDAAKYWIEETDIDGYRLDTVRHVDKAFWKDFVEGVRSIDPDFYLLAEVFDPDPKYVAQYDNLGFNSITNFTFYDRVSKTMTQKQANVDEIDVAASYAETFFNDPNQMATFLDNHDVERFMHMAELGDVKSAERRLRLGLFALYASPGMPIVFQGTENAQTGGADPANRVMTEFPGNEELHEYMATMNRMREEYPVFATGEQRMIASEDGMAVFERKDGDDIALYAINMNSEDREIEIDVNEIGEDTRLRGLLFSQLVTDRRGTFTIELSGESANAYIVEESSVNPWMMGLLVVTIPIFLTGLVMWKRRK; the protein is encoded by the coding sequence ATGAGACGAGGCGTCGTGCTCGTGCTCCTGTCGCTTCTTTTGTTTCCGACTATCGTCGGAGCAAAGGAAGCTGCTACTTGGGAACAAGAACGCATGTATTTTATTATGGTCGACCGTTTTGTTGACGGGAACCCCGACAACAATGAACAGGTAGACAAAGACGATCCGAAAGCTTTTCATGGCGGGGACATCCGTGGAGTCATTGAAAAACTCGATTATATCGAGTCACTCGGGTTCACGTCGATTTGGTTAACACCCGTCTTTGAAAATATGCCGGACGGCTATCACGGGTACTGGATAAAAGATTTCTACAACATCGACCCGCAATTTGGGACGAAAGAGGATTTGCAAGAGCTCGTCGCTGAGGCGCACAAGCGAGACATGAAAGTCATCCTCGACTTCGTCGTCAACCACGTCGGTCCGAACCATCCATGGGTGGAAGAAAAGCCGGAATGGTTCCACGAGCAACTACCGATCGTATTTTGGAAAGACCAGGAGCAAGTCGAGACGCACTGGTTGTTCGACTTACCTGACTTCAAAACAGAGGATCCGGAAGTCAAGTCGTATTTGATTGACGCGGCGAAGTACTGGATCGAAGAGACGGACATCGACGGCTATCGCCTCGATACGGTTCGTCACGTCGACAAAGCATTTTGGAAAGACTTTGTCGAAGGTGTTCGTTCAATCGACCCTGACTTTTACTTACTCGCCGAAGTGTTCGACCCGGATCCGAAATATGTCGCACAATATGATAATCTTGGATTCAACAGCATCACAAACTTTACGTTTTATGATCGGGTGTCGAAAACGATGACGCAAAAACAGGCGAATGTCGACGAAATCGATGTTGCCGCAAGCTATGCAGAAACGTTCTTCAACGACCCGAACCAAATGGCGACGTTCCTCGATAACCATGATGTCGAACGTTTCATGCATATGGCAGAACTCGGCGACGTGAAGTCAGCAGAACGACGGTTACGCCTCGGGTTGTTCGCGCTTTATGCGTCACCTGGCATGCCAATCGTCTTCCAAGGAACAGAAAATGCACAGACCGGTGGAGCCGACCCGGCGAACCGTGTTATGACAGAATTCCCGGGAAATGAAGAATTGCATGAATACATGGCGACGATGAATCGCATGCGTGAAGAATACCCAGTATTTGCGACTGGTGAACAGCGCATGATTGCATCCGAAGATGGGATGGCTGTCTTTGAGCGGAAAGATGGAGATGACATCGCGTTATATGCGATCAACATGAACAGCGAGGATCGAGAGATTGAAATCGATGTCAATGAAATCGGGGAAGATACGAGACTTCGCGGTCTATTATTCTCACAACTGGTCACAGATCGGCGCGGAACGTTTACAATTGAACTATCTGGTGAAAGTGCGAACGCTTACATTGTTGAGGAGTCATCGGTAAATCCATGGATGATGGGATTACTTGTCGTCACGATTCCGATTTTCTTGACAGGTTTGGTCATGTGGAAGCGCCGCAAATAA
- a CDS encoding carbohydrate ABC transporter permease, with amino-acid sequence MAAIANPKSPDQRPDKPTNHARNAGLLSIIPGFGQFYNKQYAKAVAFFIVVVSYFAVNYDLFFKGAGAGPGDRGGLWGLITLGEVPGPRNDHSIFLMVEGIVALILLFFGIAFYIWNIRDAYRVGRARDQHLNLPSFQMQLRNLRDHGFPYLMLIPSLILLVFTVILPLIFTFLIAFTNYRYNNAPPAKLVEWVGFENFTRIFEIDIFRDTFVGVLGWTLVWTVASTTGVIAIGIFLAVLLNQEGLRFRRLFRSILILSWAVPAFITILIFRSMFNESFGVFNTTILPALGLDPINWMTDPTATRSALVLIQWWLGFPFIMTLMTGVLQSIPGDLYEAATIDGATIFDKFRLITLPMLLFATAPILITQFTFNFNNFNIIYLFNGGGPAVPGQTAGGTDILISWIYKLSLGANPQYGLAAAITLILSFFIMTLAVIQFRRTKSFKDEDMI; translated from the coding sequence ATGGCTGCAATTGCGAACCCTAAATCACCGGACCAACGCCCGGATAAGCCTACAAACCATGCTCGGAACGCGGGATTACTTTCCATCATTCCGGGATTCGGACAATTTTATAACAAACAATACGCGAAAGCGGTAGCGTTCTTTATCGTCGTCGTATCTTATTTTGCCGTAAACTATGATCTATTTTTCAAAGGGGCGGGCGCCGGACCAGGTGACCGTGGAGGACTTTGGGGATTGATCACGCTTGGTGAAGTGCCAGGACCTCGTAACGACCACTCCATCTTTTTGATGGTCGAGGGGATTGTCGCGTTAATTTTACTTTTCTTCGGAATCGCGTTCTATATTTGGAACATTCGTGACGCCTATCGTGTCGGTCGCGCTCGTGATCAGCATCTAAACCTTCCATCGTTCCAAATGCAACTTCGCAACTTGCGTGACCATGGATTCCCATACTTAATGTTGATCCCATCACTCATTTTGTTAGTGTTTACAGTTATTCTTCCATTAATCTTTACGTTCTTGATCGCCTTTACGAACTATCGCTACAACAATGCACCACCAGCGAAACTCGTAGAGTGGGTAGGGTTTGAGAACTTTACGCGCATTTTTGAAATCGATATTTTCCGAGACACGTTCGTCGGGGTTCTAGGTTGGACACTTGTCTGGACGGTTGCTTCTACAACTGGTGTCATCGCAATCGGTATTTTCCTTGCGGTGCTCTTGAACCAAGAAGGTCTTCGCTTCCGTCGCTTATTCCGCTCAATCTTGATTCTCTCTTGGGCAGTTCCAGCATTTATCACAATCTTGATTTTCCGTTCGATGTTCAACGAATCGTTTGGGGTGTTCAATACGACGATTCTGCCGGCACTCGGTCTTGATCCAATCAACTGGATGACCGATCCGACGGCTACCCGTTCGGCACTCGTTCTCATTCAATGGTGGCTCGGATTCCCGTTCATCATGACGCTCATGACAGGTGTGCTTCAATCAATTCCTGGTGATTTGTATGAAGCTGCGACGATTGACGGAGCGACGATTTTTGATAAGTTCCGTTTGATCACATTGCCGATGCTCTTGTTCGCGACAGCACCGATTTTGATCACACAGTTCACGTTCAACTTCAACAACTTCAATATCATTTATCTCTTTAATGGCGGTGGCCCTGCTGTACCTGGACAAACGGCCGGCGGTACCGACATCTTGATTTCTTGGATTTACAAATTGTCCCTCGGTGCCAACCCGCAATACGGACTTGCGGCTGCGATCACGCTCATTCTGTCATTCTTCATCATGACGCTTGCGGTCATCCAGTTCCGTCGGACAAAATCTTTCAAAGACGAGGATATGATCTGA
- a CDS encoding extracellular solute-binding protein, whose protein sequence is MKMKKMVAGLSTAVFAFGALAACGGGTDNESSNEGGSSSENKPEKIVIWEDIEKSETTKEVAKAFEEEHGVKVEVVEVQMTDQKDKLALDGPAGKGPDIILVPHDQIGTIADQGHLTPIADEGSLDAFTDASKSAVMFDGQAYGYPKSVETPVLMYNKDLMSEAPTSMDDLYKLSNDVKADGEYGFLSLWDNFYFAHGVVAGFGGYVFKEDGGALDPTDIGLNNEGAVEGFEYIGKWYEEGLFPKGLIGESGGQAMDQLFTEKKAHSVMNGPWAVAGYTDAGVNLGAAPMPTLPNGEPIKTFMGVKTYALSAYTENQEWAEMFLQELTNEENALAMFESYNEIPPVAALESNETITSNEVAKAVFDQATNAIPMPNIPEMGQVWEPMAQALQLVATGKQDAQKSADDAVKVIEQQIQANNQ, encoded by the coding sequence ATGAAGATGAAAAAAATGGTAGCAGGACTTTCAACAGCAGTATTCGCATTCGGTGCACTAGCTGCATGTGGTGGCGGAACAGACAACGAATCTTCTAACGAAGGTGGTTCTTCAAGCGAGAACAAGCCTGAGAAGATCGTCATTTGGGAAGACATCGAAAAGTCTGAAACAACAAAAGAAGTTGCGAAAGCATTCGAAGAAGAGCATGGCGTAAAAGTTGAAGTCGTCGAAGTACAGATGACGGATCAAAAAGACAAGCTCGCGCTTGACGGTCCAGCTGGTAAAGGTCCGGACATCATTCTCGTCCCACACGACCAAATCGGTACAATCGCAGACCAAGGTCACTTGACTCCGATTGCTGACGAAGGTTCACTCGATGCGTTCACTGACGCTTCGAAATCAGCTGTCATGTTCGACGGTCAAGCTTACGGTTACCCGAAATCAGTTGAGACACCAGTTCTCATGTACAACAAAGACTTGATGTCTGAAGCGCCAACATCAATGGACGACCTTTACAAGTTGTCTAACGATGTAAAAGCTGACGGCGAATATGGATTCCTCTCACTTTGGGATAACTTCTACTTCGCTCACGGTGTTGTTGCAGGATTCGGCGGATACGTGTTCAAAGAAGACGGTGGCGCACTCGACCCAACGGATATCGGTTTGAACAATGAAGGTGCAGTTGAAGGATTCGAATACATCGGTAAATGGTACGAAGAAGGCCTCTTCCCTAAAGGGTTGATCGGTGAGTCTGGTGGCCAAGCGATGGACCAACTCTTCACTGAGAAGAAAGCTCATTCAGTCATGAACGGACCTTGGGCTGTAGCTGGTTACACAGATGCAGGCGTAAACCTTGGTGCGGCTCCAATGCCGACACTTCCAAACGGTGAGCCGATCAAGACGTTCATGGGTGTGAAAACATATGCCCTTTCAGCTTACACAGAAAACCAAGAGTGGGCTGAAATGTTCCTTCAAGAGTTAACAAATGAAGAAAACGCATTGGCAATGTTTGAATCGTACAACGAGATTCCACCAGTAGCAGCACTCGAGTCGAACGAGACAATCACATCGAACGAAGTTGCGAAAGCGGTATTTGATCAAGCGACAAACGCTATCCCAATGCCAAACATTCCTGAAATGGGACAAGTTTGGGAGCCAATGGCACAAGCACTTCAGCTCGTAGCGACTGGTAAACAAGATGCACAAAAATCTGCAGACGATGCAGTCAAAGTCATCGAACAACAAATCCAAGCGAATAACCAATAA
- a CDS encoding glycoside hydrolase family 13 protein produces the protein MMKEAIYHRAMSPFVYKYDRETIHVRFHTKRGDIESVDLIWNDPYDWHAEDPAMWNFDPSKPSYWRTYETPMEKIGFDDTYDYWFIAIKPPFRRLRYGFRLNDGQETAVYTEKGWFEEKPLDDTGYYFCVPFINPIDIFHAPSWVKDTVWYQIFPDRFANGDASLNPEETLPWNSTEPTTTNFFGGDFQGVIDHIDHLVELGITGIYFCPIFKATTNHKYDTLDYMEIDPQFGTKEKFKEMVDLLHENGIKVMLDAVFNHVGYHHPWFKDVVENGPDSEYRDWFYLREFPIATEPKPNYDTFAFEKNMPKINTEHPELKAYLLDVARYWVEEFGIDGWRLDVANEVDHAFWRDFRKAVKQANPEAYILGEIWHDAQPWLQGDQFDAVMNYPFTNASLNYFALDRTTASEFRNELTRVEMMNTMNVNEVTFNLIDSHDTPRALTRANGHKGKFRLLMTSMLTYTGSPCIYYGDEIGLEGEQDPGCRRCMPWDEAEEDRNLFRYIQKLIQLRKEHPVLANAGSYRFNLVDDSNNAVIIERCTKDETYLVYFNNSDSTSKLNPLGYSGAAYDLLQDRDLDSLEIELAPFSAAILKLK, from the coding sequence ATGATGAAAGAAGCGATTTATCATCGTGCCATGTCCCCATTCGTCTACAAATATGACCGTGAGACAATCCATGTTCGTTTCCATACGAAGCGTGGTGATATTGAATCGGTTGATTTGATTTGGAATGACCCTTACGATTGGCACGCTGAAGACCCGGCGATGTGGAACTTTGATCCGAGTAAGCCGAGCTATTGGCGTACATACGAAACTCCAATGGAGAAGATTGGTTTCGATGATACTTATGATTATTGGTTCATCGCGATTAAACCACCATTCCGACGTCTTCGCTACGGCTTCCGTTTGAATGATGGGCAAGAGACGGCCGTCTACACTGAAAAAGGATGGTTCGAGGAAAAACCACTTGATGACACGGGCTATTACTTCTGTGTTCCATTCATTAATCCAATCGACATTTTCCATGCACCATCATGGGTGAAGGACACGGTTTGGTACCAAATCTTCCCGGATCGCTTCGCCAATGGAGATGCTTCACTCAATCCAGAAGAAACTCTCCCATGGAACTCGACAGAGCCGACAACGACGAACTTCTTCGGTGGCGATTTCCAAGGTGTCATCGACCATATTGATCATTTAGTCGAACTCGGCATCACAGGAATCTATTTCTGCCCAATATTTAAAGCGACGACAAACCATAAATACGACACACTCGACTATATGGAGATTGATCCACAGTTCGGAACGAAAGAGAAGTTTAAAGAAATGGTCGACCTGTTGCATGAGAACGGCATTAAGGTCATGCTCGACGCCGTCTTCAATCACGTCGGGTATCATCATCCGTGGTTTAAAGATGTCGTGGAGAACGGTCCGGATTCTGAGTACCGTGATTGGTTCTACCTTCGTGAATTCCCGATTGCGACGGAACCGAAGCCAAACTATGATACGTTCGCATTCGAGAAGAACATGCCGAAGATCAACACCGAACATCCAGAATTAAAAGCTTACTTATTAGATGTCGCCCGTTACTGGGTCGAAGAGTTCGGCATCGATGGCTGGCGTCTCGACGTCGCCAACGAAGTTGACCATGCGTTCTGGCGTGACTTCCGCAAAGCAGTCAAACAAGCTAATCCGGAAGCCTATATTCTCGGAGAGATTTGGCACGACGCACAACCTTGGCTACAAGGTGACCAGTTCGATGCCGTCATGAACTATCCGTTCACGAACGCGAGTCTCAATTATTTTGCGCTCGACCGGACGACCGCTTCCGAGTTCCGAAACGAATTGACGCGCGTCGAGATGATGAATACGATGAACGTCAACGAAGTCACGTTCAACTTGATTGACTCGCACGACACACCACGCGCCTTGACACGAGCTAATGGCCATAAAGGGAAATTCAGACTATTGATGACTTCGATGCTCACGTACACGGGGAGTCCATGTATCTACTACGGGGACGAAATCGGGCTTGAAGGTGAACAAGATCCGGGATGCCGCCGCTGCATGCCATGGGATGAAGCCGAAGAAGACCGTAATCTCTTCCGTTACATTCAAAAGCTCATCCAGCTACGGAAAGAGCATCCAGTACTCGCCAACGCGGGCTCGTATCGCTTCAACCTAGTCGATGATTCCAACAACGCCGTCATCATCGAACGATGCACGAAAGATGAGACATATTTGGTCTACTTCAACAACTCCGACTCTACTTCAAAACTGAATCCACTCGGTTATAGTGGCGCCGCCTATGACCTCTTACAAGATCGTGATCTCGATTCACTCGAAATCGAACTCGCACCATTCAGCGCCGCTATTCTGAAATTGAAATAA